The following proteins are encoded in a genomic region of Gossypium hirsutum isolate 1008001.06 chromosome D05, Gossypium_hirsutum_v2.1, whole genome shotgun sequence:
- the LOC107906720 gene encoding serine/threonine-protein kinase UCNL has protein sequence MVMDNPPSSPSFPPELDLDHLKAIKILGKGALGSVFLVHHTSTDPIAPSPFALKVVQRSKPDSDRRARWEIEVLSRLSPPNPTPHHPFLPRLLGLLQTPDLIAWAVPYCPGSDLHALRYRQHDRVFSAPVIQFYLAEIICALDHLHSLGIVYRDLKPENILIQHSGHVTLTDFDLSRNLKKKQLSEPVADLKMDPNPSPAIPVRRNFIRWVPVVADNKYRKAYKKPKPARVSPVSRRKPSFSNGERSNSFVGTEEYVSPEVVRGDGHEFAVDWWAFGILTYEMLYGTTPFKGKSRKETFRNVLYKEPEFIGQRSDLTDLIQRLLHKDSRKRLGYHRGACEIKEHAFFKGVRWDLLTEVLRPPFIPSIEESDLTERGEIDIKKYYQSLKTPLSMPPSPLPSPSSEHTRNVSFSEF, from the coding sequence ATGGTTATGGATAATCCTCCATCTTCACCCTCATTTCCACCTGAGTTAGATTTGGACCACCTCAAAGCCATCAAAATCCTGGGCAAAGGAGCCTTGGGTTCTGTCTTTCTCGTGCACCACACTTCTACCGACCCCATCGCTCCTTCCCCGTTTGCCCTTAAGGTTGTACAACGATCCAAACCTGATTCTGACCGTCGTGCCCGTTGGGAGATCGAGGTCTTGTCCAGGCTTTCCCCTCCCAACCCTACTCCTCACCACCCTTTTCTCCCTCGTCTTTTGGGTCTTCTCCAAACCCCCGACCTTATTGCCTGGGCTGTCCCTTACTGCCCTGGCTCTGACCTCCACGCCCTTCGTTACCGTCAACACGACCGCGTTTTCTCCGCCCCTGTCATCCAATTTTACCTCGCCGAGATTATTTGCGCTCTAGACCACCTGCATTCCCTGGGCATCGTTTACCGAGATCTCAAGCCTGAAAACATCCTCATTCAACACTCCGGTCACGTCACTTTAACGGATTTCGACCTTTCACGCAACTTAAAGAAGAAGCAATTATCAGAACCTGTAGCTGACCTCAAAATGGATCCGAATCCATCGCCTGCCATTCCGGTTCGACGAAACTTTATCCGATGGGTCCCCGTCGTAGCTGATAACAAATACCGCAAAGCTTATAAGAAACCGAAACCAGCCCGGGTCAGCCCAGTGAGTCGAAGGAAACCTAGTTTCTCAAACGGGGAACGTTCCAACTCCTTCGTGGGCACCGAGGAATACGTGTCACCTGAAGTAGTACGTGGAGATGGACATGAGTTCGCCGTCGATTGGTGGGCTTTCGGAATTCTAACCTACGAGATGCTCTACGGTACGACACCTTTCAAAGGGAAGAGCAGGAAGGAGACGTTTCGAAACGTTTTGTACAAAGAGCCGGAGTTCATCGGACAACGAAGCGATTTGACGGATTTGATCCAACGGTTACTACACAAGGATTCAAGAAAAAGACTCGGGTATCACAGAGGCGCGTGCGAGATCAAAGAGCACGCGTTCTTCAAAGGGGTCAGGTGGGACCTCTTAACGGAGGTATTACGACCGCCGTTTATTCCCTCAATCGAAGAGAGCGACTTGACGGAGAGAGGCGAAATAGATATAAAGAAATATTATCAGAGTTTGAAGACTCCATTGTCAATGCCACCGTCACCACTACCGTCGCCGTCATCGGAGCATACACGAAACGTTTCTTTCTCGGAGTTCTAA